From one Sphingomonas xanthus genomic stretch:
- the rplE gene encoding 50S ribosomal protein L5 produces MADAKKDQKAYAPRLRKDYDERIVKAMTEKFGYKNALEVPKLEKIVINMGVGEATQDKKKVEQAAAEMEKISGQKPVITKAKKSIAQFKLREGMPIGCKVTLRRERMYEFLDRLVTIALPRVRDFRGLNPKSFDGRGNYAMGLKEQIVFPEINYDQIDKVRGMDIIITTTAKTDEEARELLRLFNFPFPAEAQKEAA; encoded by the coding sequence ACGAGCGCATCGTCAAGGCGATGACCGAGAAGTTCGGCTACAAGAACGCTCTTGAAGTGCCGAAGCTCGAGAAGATCGTCATTAACATGGGCGTCGGCGAGGCGACCCAGGACAAGAAGAAGGTCGAGCAGGCCGCGGCCGAGATGGAAAAGATCTCGGGCCAGAAGCCGGTCATAACCAAGGCGAAGAAGTCGATCGCTCAGTTCAAGCTGCGCGAAGGCATGCCGATCGGTTGCAAGGTGACCCTGCGCCGCGAACGCATGTACGAATTCCTCGACCGCCTGGTGACCATCGCCCTGCCGCGCGTCCGCGACTTCCGGGGCCTGAACCCCAAGTCGTTTGACGGCCGTGGCAATTATGCGATGGGCCTCAAGGAGCAGATTGTTTTCCCCGAGATAAACTACGACCAGATCGACAAGGTCCGGGGCATGGACATCATCATCACCACGACCGCGAAGACGGACGAGGAAGCGCGCGAACTGCTGCGTCTCTTCAACTTCCCGTTCCCGGCCGAAGCACAGAAAGAAGCCGCGTAA